In the genome of Labrus mixtus chromosome 21, fLabMix1.1, whole genome shotgun sequence, one region contains:
- the LOC132955609 gene encoding complement C1q tumor necrosis factor-related protein 1-like, which produces MTKASVWVLLLLCSCPLDFSRPPYDERKAPDPSWDRVHPKDHQQDARRREVRECRRCCDPGEEPPHQYSSQQYKVVPQINITLLKGEKGDIGERGHYGKSGRAGQMGPPGPGGVKGSKGSVGLPGEPCKSYFAAFSVARKKGLQSNDYYQTLVFDRELVNLYGHFNMFTGKFYCYVPGIYYFSLNVHTWNQKETYLHVMHNEQEVVILYAQPSDRSIMQSQSLMLELESGDQVWVRLFKGERENAIFSDEFDSYITFNGHLIKSKSEL; this is translated from the exons ATgactaaagcctctgtgtgggtcctgctgctcctctgttCATGTCCTCTTGACTTCTCACGCCCCCCTTATGATGAGAGAAAAGCTCCGGATCCTAGCTGGGACAGAGTGCACCCAAAGGACCACCAACAAGATGCAAG GCGCAGGGAGGTGAGGGAGTGTCGACGCTGCTGTGACCCGGGAGAGGAGCCCCCCCATCAGTACTCCAGTCAACAGTACAAAGTTGTACCACAGATCAACATCACTCTGCTCAAAG GCGAGAAAGGTGATATCGGAGAACGAGGACACTACGGTAAATCAGGCAGAGCTGGTCAGATGGGTCCTCCAGGTCCTGGTGGCGTGAAGGGCAGCAAAGGCAGCGTGGGCCTCCCGGGTGAACCGTGCAAGTCTTACTTTGCCGCCTTCTCTGTTGCTCGTAAGAAGGGTCTACAATCCAACGACTACTACCAGACTCTGGTTTTTGACAGAGAGCTCGTTAACCTCTATGGTCACTTCAACATGTTCACTGGTAAGTTCTACTGCTACGTGCCTGGCATTTACTACTTCAGCCTGAACGTGCATACGTGGAACCAGAAGGAGACGTACCTGCACGTGATGCACAATGAGCAGGAGGTGGTGATCCTCTACGCCCAGCCCAGTGACCGCTCCATCATGCAGAGTCAGAGTCTGATGCTGGAGCTGGAGAGTGGCGATCAGGTCTGGGTCAGACTCTTTAAAGGCGAGAGGGAGAATGCCATCTTCAGTGATGAGTTTGATTCTTACATTACCTTTAATGGACACCTGATTAAGTCCAAGAGTGAATTGTAG